In the Octopus bimaculoides isolate UCB-OBI-ISO-001 chromosome 18, ASM119413v2, whole genome shotgun sequence genome, one interval contains:
- the LOC106877830 gene encoding F-box/LRR-repeat protein 6, which produces MTVVSHYESRSLYPKTLYNGNQKKKKEQEEKKKSAILVTQYTEWPSSDDSSDNDYIPMDDSDEEQLVLRKKRRQKVTEDKTPVVHFSHINAVPIDVWVEIFSRCVELEGALPFLVRASQVCRTWYEASKCSRLWQNIDLAYGWIKSVDSTLKWLSENRLLQCKSLNLNGWKNLTAEGLRAVALNCPNLENLDISNTTKKLKNEGIDAITQNCPKLSTINLLDCKALEKNHVPLESLLTYSSNSLTHLPFGGIAVQQQKINELFNTQLINCHNLEVLELINISCTRLNIDIEKFQISLRKLSKLVIIKCPLVSPKITKLQMEESVGFPMLKHLSLSLSDKSSVLTETAHNILKRLLKNSHNLEILELDQFCKITPEVINYVMSDKLKFLRLSRNAIIQDVSLVQFSSTLEGLDLSDIEPRHRVNELLSGLVQPPGSQLSRLDVFNSQISLEVLQLLLKKLQHMKYLNISYCRELPRGIKRLLIDKEIQDLRKRLL; this is translated from the coding sequence atggaaaccaaaaaaaaaaaaaagaacaagaagaaaaaaaaaagagtgccaTCTTGGTTACACAGTACACAGAATGGCCATCCAGTGATGATTCCTCGGACAATGACTACATACCAATGGATGACTCTGATGAAGAACAGTTGGTATTACGCAAAAAGAGACGACAGAAAGTGACAGAAGACAAAACCCCTGTTGTACACTTCTCTCATATCAATGCTGTGCCTATTGATGTTTGGGTTGAGATTTTCTCACGTTGTGTGGAATTGGAAGGTGCCTTACCATTTCTTGTCAGAGCTTCACAAGTTTGTAGAACGTGGTATGAAGCTTCCAAGTGCTCAAGACTCTGGCAAAACATTGACCTTGCATATGGCTGGATAAAGTCTGTTGATTCCACTTTGAAATGGCTCAGTGAGAACCGTCTTCTACAATGCAAGTCTCTTAACCTGAATGGATGGAAAAATCTGACTGCCGAAGGATTAAGAGCTGTTGCACTCAACTGCCCTAATTTAGAAAACTTGGATATATCAAATACCACCAAAAAGCTAAAGAACGAAGGTATAGATGCTATAACTCAGAACTGCCCTAAACTTTCTACAATTAATCTTCTAGATTGCAAAGCTCTTGAAAAAAACCATGTCCCATTAGAATCACTTCTGACATATTCATCCAACAGCCTTACTCATCTCCCTTTTGGTGGAATTGCTGTCCAACAGCAGAAGATTAATGAGTTGTTCAATACTCAACTTATCAACTGTCACAATCTTGAGGTTTTAGAGCTCATTAATATTTCCTGTACTCGGCTCAACATTGatatagagaaattccaaattTCACTTCGCAAACTGTCCAAACTTGTCATTATAAAATGTCCACTTGTGTCTcccaaaattacaaaattacaaatgGAAGAATCAGTTGGGTTCCCGATGCTAAAACACCTTTCTTTAAGTTTGTCTGACAAAAGTTCAGTGTTGACTGAAACAGCtcataatattttgaaaagattACTAAAGAACTCACATAACCTGGAAATCCTTGAACTTGATCAGTTCTGCAAAATCACACCGGAAGTAATTAATTATGTTATGTCTGATAAACTTAAATTCCTGCGGTTGTCCAGGAACGCCATTATTCAAGATGTTTCATTAGTTCAGTTCTCCTCGACTTTGGAAGGCTTGGATCTATCAGATATTGAACCTCGTCATCGAGTAAATGAATTACTAAGTGGTTTAGTCCAGCCTCCTGGATCTCAATTATCTCGATTAGATGTCTTTAACTCTCAGATTTCTCTTGAAGTTCTCCAGTTACTCCTCAAGAAGCTACAACATATGAAATACCTCAACATTTCTTATTGCCGTGAGTTACCCAGAGGAATTAAGCGACTTCTTATTGATAAAGAAATTCAAGACTTACGCAAGAGACTTCTTTGA